From the genome of bacterium, one region includes:
- a CDS encoding type II toxin-antitoxin system HicB family antitoxin → MNIEIEREEDGRWIAEVPDLPGVMAYGETKEDAISKVEALSLRVMANRLEHGEEIPELRGVFIVPA, encoded by the coding sequence GTGAATATCGAAATTGAACGGGAAGAAGATGGTAGGTGGATAGCTGAAGTACCTGATCTACCTGGTGTGATGGCGTATGGAGAGACTAAAGAGGATGCTATCTCCAAGGTTGAAGCTTTATCCTTGCGGGTAATGGCCAATCGGCTCGAACATGGAGAGGAAATTCCAGAACTCCGTGGTGTTTTTATAGTGCCAGCATGA
- the aac(6') gene encoding aminoglycoside 6'-N-acetyltransferase, which produces MKIRPVTKLDRSQWMRMRCALWPGDDSTHANEIDRFFAGSLREPETVLVADEDGVLKGFIEVSIRAYAEGCVTDRVAYLEGLYVEEEARGQGISRALVAAAEDWARSKGCIEFASDAELDNEVSVRIHKALGFEEVGQIRCFRKSLEK; this is translated from the coding sequence ATGAAGATTCGACCTGTCACAAAGTTAGATCGTTCTCAATGGATGCGCATGAGATGTGCTCTATGGCCAGGAGATGATTCAACGCACGCAAACGAAATTGATCGTTTCTTTGCTGGGTCCCTTCGGGAGCCTGAAACAGTGCTTGTTGCTGATGAAGATGGTGTTCTCAAAGGATTTATTGAAGTTTCAATAAGGGCTTATGCTGAAGGATGTGTTACTGACAGGGTTGCTTACTTAGAGGGGTTGTATGTTGAAGAGGAAGCTCGGGGCCAAGGGATTAGCCGAGCACTTGTTGCAGCCGCAGAGGATTGGGCTCGAAGTAAAGGTTGTATTGAGTTTGCTTCTGATGCTGAACTTGACAATGAGGTCAGCGTTAGAATTCACAAGGCTCTGGGTTTTGAAGAGGTAGGGCAAATTCGTTGCTTCCGTAAATCGCTAGAGAAATAA
- a CDS encoding type II toxin-antitoxin system HicA family toxin: MNQWPSTKAQKVLSALLRIGWTIKRQAGTSHRVLSRSGWPDFIFAFHDREEIGPRMLARIAKHTGLTPEGGKYVYTHLGKF; encoded by the coding sequence ATGAATCAATGGCCATCAACCAAAGCACAAAAGGTTCTATCTGCTTTGTTGCGAATCGGCTGGACGATCAAGCGTCAAGCTGGGACATCACACCGTGTTTTATCTCGCTCTGGCTGGCCAGATTTCATTTTTGCCTTTCATGATCGAGAGGAAATCGGCCCTCGCATGTTAGCGCGCATCGCTAAACATACTGGACTTACACCTGAGGGTGGTAAGTATGTCTATACCCATCTGGGAAAATTTTAA
- a CDS encoding type II toxin-antitoxin system HicA family toxin, producing MKRIDLIKKLQEMGCMLIRPGRRHDWYQNPETKISQPVPRHREIKDQLAKHIIKMLSKRT from the coding sequence ATGAAGAGAATCGATCTAATAAAGAAACTTCAAGAAATGGGCTGTATGCTAATCCGGCCTGGTAGAAGACACGATTGGTACCAGAATCCAGAGACCAAAATATCTCAGCCTGTTCCCCGACACAGGGAAATTAAAGACCAGTTGGCAAAGCACATTATTAAGATGCTTTCTAAAAGAACCTAA
- a CDS encoding type II toxin-antitoxin system HicB family antitoxin — MGKVRFTYWQDEDMWLGYLEDYPDYMTQGETLEELEENLKDIYKEVTSGSIPCVRKMAELEVA; from the coding sequence ATGGGCAAGGTAAGATTTACTTACTGGCAAGATGAAGATATGTGGCTGGGGTACTTGGAGGACTATCCTGACTACATGACGCAGGGAGAAACACTTGAAGAGTTAGAAGAAAATTTGAAAGATATCTATAAGGAAGTGACGAGTGGAAGTATTCCCTGTGTTCGGAAAATGGCAGAACTGGAAGTTGCATGA